A window from Drosophila kikkawai strain 14028-0561.14 chromosome 2L, DkikHiC1v2, whole genome shotgun sequence encodes these proteins:
- the LOC138928374 gene encoding E3 ubiquitin-protein ligase RNF8-like codes for MAERNPKRIKLEAEPAGHPPAATPKPSIHQMRRSDLIQEVIEERKKNELLAVSKGVLEENFKRDLDVVRKENQELTAERDSLLEQVQQEMSKSDALHQKLLEPCQTFELVVNNQKLTMERDSLLEQVQQEMSKGEALRQQLFEYEQSQQSILDCVMQQNTARIQEMSLQIEEISRQSQGFQDEMHDLKRQLENIVEENTCAICLSPWDAEGDHRLVSLRCGHIFGKNCIQEHLTRYTQCPYCMEEVRSGDTRDLYGCKILSVRRQQEQTSQAVQDAPSAQQALVGQPVSHPLESAPRPVQPAQRPVQPAPPVQWAPPVQPVPRPVQPAPAVQMAQRPVQPALPVQPVPQQAYQVPRYGGQQDFPSHGHH; via the coding sequence atggCGGAAAGGAATCCTAAACGGATTAAGTTGGAGGCGGAACCTGCGGGACATCCGCCTGCTGCAACACCTAAACCTAGCATCCACCAAATGCGACGATCGGATTTAATTCAGGAAGTCATAGAGGAACGCAAGAAGAATGAACTCTTAGCCGTGAGCAAGGGCGTGCTAGAAGAGAACTTTAAACGGGATCTGGACGTGGTCCGCAAGGAGAATCAGGAGTTGACCGCCGAGAGGGATTCATTGCTGGAGCAGGTGCAGCAGGAGATGTCTAAAAGCGACGCACTGCACCAGAAATTGCTCGAGCCCTGCCAGACTTTTGAGCTTGTGGTCAACAATCAAAAGCTGACCATGGAGAGGGATTCCTTGCTGGAGCAGGTGCAGCAGGAGATGTCCAAGGGCGAGGCACTGCGCCAGCAGTTATTTGAGTACGAACAGTCGCAGCAATCCATCCTAGACTGCGTCATGCAACAAAATACTGCTCGGATCCAGGAGATGTCTCTGCAGATCGAGGAGATATCCCGTCAGAGTCAAGGTTTTCAGGACGAGATGCACGATTTAAAGAGACAGCTTGAAAATATCGTCGAAGAGAATACCTGCGCCATATGTCTCTCGCCGTGGGACGCCGAGGGAGACCATCGCCTTGTCTCGCTACGTTGTGGCCATATCTTTGGGAAAAATTGCATCCAGGAGCACTTGACGCGTTACACACAGTGCCCATACTGCATGGAAGAGGTTCGGTCCGGGGATACGCGAGACCTCTATGGCTGTAAAATTTTGTCAGTTCGACGCCAACAGGAGCAAACGTCTCAAGCAGTACAGGATGCTCCATCGGCACAACAGGCTTTGGTAGGACAGCCGGTTTCACATCCTTTAGAGTCGGCTCCGCGTCCTGTACAGCCGGCTCAACGTCCTGTACAGCCGGCTCCTCCAGTCCAGTGGGCTCCTCCAGTCCAGCCGGTTCCACGTCCAGTTCAGCCAGCTCCGGCAGTACAGATGGCTCAACGTCCTGTACAGCCGGCTCTTCCAGTCCAGCCTGTTCCTCAACAGGCTTACCAAGTACCACGCTATGGAGGTCAACAGGATTTCCCCTCCCACGGGCATCACTAG